In Desulfovibrio sp. UIB00, the sequence GCAAAACGCGGCGCGCGCGCCGTAAAGCCGAGCGCCTCCTGGGCTTCAAGGTCGTTCTGCTTTGCCACGGCACCGTCAATTTCCATAGCAAATTCCGGCCTGTTCTCGCGCACCCAGTTCACATATTCTTCTACATCCTGCGGATTCGCACAGAGCTTGCCGTTTGGCGGCGTAAGAAAGCCGTATTCCCTAAGACGGGCCATCAGATCCGAATGCAGGCGGCAGGGCTGCGCCGGGGCCCACTGTGCATCACCGAGGCTGTAAGCAAGAAAACGCAGGGGGCGCGATTCCGTAACCGAGATATCAAGCTGACGCAGAGTCCCGGCGGCGGCATTGCGCGGATTGGCAAAGGTCTTTTGCCCCAGGGATTCCTGCCGGGCGTTGAGGGCGTCAAAATCCTTTTTAAACATCACCACTTCGCCGCGTACTTCAAGCCGCGCGGGAAACGGCCCTTCGCCCCTGAGATGCAGAGGCACGGTGCGGATGGTGCGCACGGCCTCGGTGACGACTTCACCCACTTCGCCATCGCCGCGCGTCAGAGCTTCCTGCAACACGCCATTCGCATAGATGATTTCCAGCGCGAGGCCGTCAAGCTTGGGATCACACCAGAAGGCCTGCGGCAGGGGGCCGTTGACTTCCGTATCCCATGCGCGGCGCATACGCTCCACAAAATCGCGCCACTCTTCCACAGAAAAGACGTTGTCCAGACCGTACATCTGACGGCTGTGGCTTTTTTTGGCGAGGCCGTCCAGCAGCTTGCCGCCCACGCGCAGGGTGGGCGAATGGGCAGAACGCAGCTCGGGCCAGCGGTCTTCCAGCGCTGCGAGCTCATGGAACAGCGCGTCAAACTGGTCGTCCGAAATTTCCGGCGCATCCTGCGTGTGATACAGATAATTGTGGCGCTCCAGTTCGGCGGCCAGCCAGCGGGCGCGGTTGCGTTCCTCGCTGCTTGGGCCGCCAGCGGGGCCAGTGGCAAAGAGGCTGTTCTGCTCCTGCCTGCCATTGCGTGAATTCTGCGACATGAAAAAACCTTTTTTATGGTCAGCCGCCGTGTCCCTGTTTGGTTTACGGGCTTTGCGGCGGCACTGCTCACAGGGGCAAGCGCCCCTGTCTATTCGGGCATGGCGATAAGCCTGGCCCGCAAAATGCGGATGCGGTCACGCAGCTCTGCGGCCTGTTCAAATTCCAGATCGCGGGCCGCCTGACGCATTTCCTTTTCAAGCTTGGCAACAAGAACAGCAACATCCTCGGCTGTCAGCGGCACGGCATCTGCCTCGCGCTGTTTGCCCTTGCCCTTGCCGCGCCCGCGTCCGCCGCCATCTTCCACATACAGACTATCCAGTGGCGATTCAAGCGATTTGCGGGTGCTCGTGGGCGTGATGCCGTGCTCTTCATTGTAGGCCGACTGCTTGGCGCGGCGGCGCTCGGTTTCGCCCATGGCGGCGCGCATGGAATCAGTGATCTTGTCCGCATACAGAATGACCTTGCCCTGCGCGTTACGCGCGGCGCGGCCAAAGGTCTGAATAAGCGAACCCGTGGAGCGCAAAAAACCCTCCTTGTCCGCATCCAGAATGCACACAAGCGACACTTCGGGGATGTCCAGCCCCTCGCGCAGCAGGTTGATGCCCACCAGCACGTCAAATTCCCCAAGCCGCAGCGCGCGGATGATCTGCATGCGCTCAAGCGTATCAATATCCGAATGCAGGTAGCGCGCCCGCACGCCCATGTTGCAGCAGTATTCGGTGAGGTCTTCCGCCATGCGTTTGGTAAGGGTGGTGACCAGCACCCTCTCACCCAGCGTGACCTTGCCCCGGCATTCGCCCAGCAGGTTTTCCATCTGGCCCTTGGTGGGGCGCACCTCCACCACCGGATCCACAAGCCCCGTGGGGCGGATGATCTGCTCCGCCACAATGCCCTGAGCCTGATCCAGCTCGTACTTGCCGGGCGTGGCCGACACGTAAACTACCTGATTGAGCAGGTTGGTGAACTCGTTGAACTGGAGGGGGCGGTTATCCAGAGCCGAGGGCAGGCGGAAGCCGTAGTCCACAAGGGTCTGCTTGCGCGAGCGGTCGCCCTTGTACATGCCGCCCACCTGCGGAATGGTGATGTGAGATTCGTCCACAAAAAGCAGAAAATCTTCGGGAAAATAGTTGAGCAGACAGGACGGCGGCTCGCCCGGCTTGCGGCCGTCGAGGTGGCGGGTGTAGTTTTCAATGCCGTTGCAGTAGCCCAGTTCTTCAATCATTTCGAGGTCAAGCTGGGTGCGCTGCTCAATGCGCTGGGCCTCCACAAGTTGCCCGTGCTCCTTGAAATAGGCGAGCCGCACCGCCAGCTCATCGCGTATGTCGCTGGCAGCCCGCTTGAGGTTGTCCTGCGCGGAAACAAAGTGGCTGGCAGGGTACAGCACGGTTTTGCTTACCTCGGCCAGCACCTCGCCCGTGAGGGGGTCAATCTCGCGCATGAGGTCGATGTCGTCGCCAAAAAATTCCAGCCGCAGCGCCCGCTCGTGATGGTAGGCGGGAATGATTTCAAGGGCATCGCCGCGCACGCGGAAGGTACCACGGTGGAAGTCGTAATCGTTGCGTTCGTAGTGCACTTCCACCAAACGGGTGATGAGCTTGTCCATGGGGAAGTGCTGTCCCACCT encodes:
- the uvrB gene encoding excinuclease ABC subunit UvrB, producing MEDNPVIPFSLETAYTPTGDQPTAIDALVDNLQAGVPSQVLLGVTGSGKTFTMANVIARCNRPALVLAPNKTLAAQLYGEFRGLFPRNAVEYFVSYYDYYQPEAYVPASDTYIEKDSSINDNIDKLRHAATHALLTRRDVIIVASVSCIYGLGSPEYYAKMVIPVEVGQHFPMDKLITRLVEVHYERNDYDFHRGTFRVRGDALEIIPAYHHERALRLEFFGDDIDLMREIDPLTGEVLAEVSKTVLYPASHFVSAQDNLKRAASDIRDELAVRLAYFKEHGQLVEAQRIEQRTQLDLEMIEELGYCNGIENYTRHLDGRKPGEPPSCLLNYFPEDFLLFVDESHITIPQVGGMYKGDRSRKQTLVDYGFRLPSALDNRPLQFNEFTNLLNQVVYVSATPGKYELDQAQGIVAEQIIRPTGLVDPVVEVRPTKGQMENLLGECRGKVTLGERVLVTTLTKRMAEDLTEYCCNMGVRARYLHSDIDTLERMQIIRALRLGEFDVLVGINLLREGLDIPEVSLVCILDADKEGFLRSTGSLIQTFGRAARNAQGKVILYADKITDSMRAAMGETERRRAKQSAYNEEHGITPTSTRKSLESPLDSLYVEDGGGRGRGKGKGKQREADAVPLTAEDVAVLVAKLEKEMRQAARDLEFEQAAELRDRIRILRARLIAMPE